Proteins encoded by one window of Novipirellula artificiosorum:
- a CDS encoding GH116 family glycosyl hydrolase: protein MTKKSDSVSNTCCGGTRSCDPGPEGRRDFLKASGLTAAMLLAGRSTVMAGPFIKEDFEHIIPSDKKLSKDWIASLYARGEALRATGEDLEFIGMPISGICTGQVYLGGDGRLWYWNLDGTRDSKHMGSGPRFTDPDTLHCPMDQGFALEVVSGGEKRVFTLDSQGFEDVVFTNRYPMARVAYADAACPVRVELEAYTPFIPLNRDDSSYPVIVMRYTIKNTTDQIQETAIAGWVENLSNFRSGKDAGGIRLSRYSQRDGLSAVECWAKRATEDNRPEQTEVFADFEGGDYGDWKVEGEAFGSGPASGGRTIQKLSGFKGTGLVNSWTGSDNPQGKLISPKFKIEKPFINFLLAGGRDEKSLNISLWVDGKKVRSAAGKQSDDMAWAGWNVTPLLGKQAHLEILDASSGGWGHIDIDHIVFSTKPPIQQTDPSFELATDFGSIALGLLGEEKPDIVDIKRSEPGSSGLFASRQTNETTDEVYERPFSERGFASVGRTLNLKPGEEKTVSFSLSWRFPNASYVTAFGRKPGARDINFYSTLWPTATDAAGAVAGRDKELHTTTQTWADTWYDSTLPYWFLERTFVTVDCMQTQVAERLALQDGMYNLDEGVNCCPGNCTHVWQYAQGLARIFPVIERECRDKVEYGKGFRTSDGSINFRHSIVNFQDAIDGQCGTILRVLRESQMTTDYRFLAALWDRTKLSMDHVIRKWDKEEDGLLAGAQHNTLDEPWFGQVHWLINLYHAALKASAVMARQMKQPAVALRYERIVAKGAPEMVNMLWKESYGHFIHKPGPGEDEKHGSTNGCHIDQVLGEFWLRNLGLDRVLPEDKIRQTLESLWTFNFSPNVGDFRNIMTDGRWYAVEGNAGLVMCSFPHGKVEAKSGKKNYAGYLNECMTGFEWQVAAHMIWEGLVEKGLAIGKAIYDRYLPKDRNPYNEIECSDHYARAMASYSAFMAICGYRYDGPEGKLGFGPRMQQDHFRAAFTTAEGWGRFSQTVQGGRQKNTIELHYGKLHLKQLTLDAAPGTQASRAVVKLDDRDIDARFQRDGQRIVLQFLQGLDIAAGHTLQVQHV, encoded by the coding sequence ATGACCAAGAAATCCGACTCCGTCAGCAATACCTGTTGCGGCGGCACCCGATCATGCGATCCGGGCCCGGAAGGCCGGCGAGATTTTTTGAAGGCATCTGGGCTGACGGCCGCAATGCTCCTGGCGGGTCGATCCACGGTCATGGCGGGGCCTTTTATCAAGGAGGACTTTGAGCACATCATTCCCTCCGACAAAAAACTCAGCAAGGATTGGATCGCAAGTCTTTACGCTAGAGGCGAGGCGCTCCGTGCGACAGGTGAAGACTTGGAATTCATCGGCATGCCCATCAGCGGCATCTGCACAGGGCAAGTCTATCTGGGCGGCGACGGGCGGCTCTGGTATTGGAATCTGGACGGGACAAGAGACTCGAAACACATGGGAAGTGGCCCTCGGTTTACCGATCCGGACACCCTCCACTGCCCCATGGACCAAGGCTTTGCGTTGGAGGTTGTCTCCGGCGGCGAAAAGCGAGTCTTTACCCTGGATTCCCAGGGCTTTGAGGACGTGGTCTTCACCAATCGGTATCCGATGGCCCGGGTGGCGTATGCGGACGCGGCTTGTCCCGTGCGCGTCGAACTGGAAGCGTACACTCCCTTTATCCCATTGAACCGCGACGATTCCAGCTACCCCGTGATCGTGATGCGGTACACGATCAAGAACACCACAGACCAGATTCAAGAGACGGCCATTGCGGGGTGGGTCGAAAACCTCTCCAACTTCCGAAGCGGAAAAGACGCGGGCGGCATCCGGCTGAGTCGGTATAGCCAGCGGGATGGATTGTCGGCCGTGGAATGCTGGGCGAAACGGGCCACCGAGGACAATCGCCCCGAGCAAACCGAGGTGTTCGCCGATTTCGAGGGAGGCGATTACGGCGACTGGAAGGTGGAAGGAGAAGCCTTTGGCAGTGGGCCGGCATCGGGCGGGCGCACGATTCAGAAATTGTCCGGATTCAAGGGCACGGGCCTGGTCAATTCTTGGACCGGAAGCGACAACCCCCAGGGGAAACTGATCTCGCCAAAATTCAAGATCGAAAAACCGTTCATCAATTTCCTCCTTGCCGGCGGACGAGACGAGAAATCTCTGAACATCAGCTTGTGGGTGGATGGGAAAAAGGTTCGCTCCGCGGCCGGCAAACAGTCCGACGACATGGCATGGGCCGGTTGGAACGTCACCCCACTGCTTGGCAAGCAAGCACATCTTGAAATTCTGGACGCATCGTCGGGCGGATGGGGACATATCGACATCGACCACATCGTGTTCTCGACAAAACCTCCGATTCAACAAACGGATCCGTCTTTCGAGCTGGCCACGGATTTCGGATCCATTGCGTTGGGGCTGCTGGGGGAAGAAAAGCCGGACATCGTGGATATCAAGCGTTCCGAGCCGGGCTCGTCCGGTCTTTTTGCCTCCAGGCAAACCAACGAGACAACGGATGAGGTTTACGAAAGACCTTTCAGCGAGAGGGGATTTGCCTCGGTCGGGCGTACTCTGAATCTCAAACCCGGCGAAGAAAAAACCGTTTCCTTCTCGCTGTCTTGGCGTTTCCCCAATGCGAGTTATGTTACGGCGTTCGGACGCAAGCCGGGAGCTCGCGATATCAACTTCTACTCCACCTTGTGGCCGACTGCGACCGATGCCGCGGGCGCCGTCGCTGGCCGGGATAAGGAGTTGCATACGACAACTCAGACCTGGGCCGACACCTGGTACGATTCCACGTTGCCGTACTGGTTTCTCGAGCGAACGTTCGTTACGGTCGACTGCATGCAGACCCAGGTGGCCGAGCGGTTGGCCCTGCAAGACGGCATGTACAACCTGGACGAAGGCGTGAACTGCTGTCCGGGAAACTGCACGCACGTTTGGCAATACGCCCAGGGGTTGGCAAGGATCTTTCCGGTCATCGAACGCGAATGCCGCGACAAGGTGGAGTATGGTAAGGGATTCAGGACGAGCGATGGTTCGATCAACTTCCGCCATTCCATCGTCAACTTCCAGGATGCTATCGACGGTCAGTGCGGCACGATTCTTCGAGTCCTGCGCGAGAGCCAGATGACGACGGACTATCGCTTCCTCGCTGCGCTCTGGGATCGCACCAAGCTTTCCATGGATCACGTGATCCGGAAATGGGATAAAGAGGAGGATGGGCTACTGGCGGGCGCTCAGCACAACACGCTGGATGAACCCTGGTTTGGACAGGTGCATTGGCTGATCAACCTGTACCACGCCGCGCTCAAGGCGTCTGCGGTCATGGCGCGTCAAATGAAACAGCCGGCAGTAGCTCTGCGCTACGAGAGAATCGTCGCGAAAGGCGCTCCGGAGATGGTCAACATGCTTTGGAAGGAGTCGTACGGCCACTTCATCCACAAACCAGGGCCTGGCGAGGATGAAAAGCACGGCTCCACCAACGGTTGCCACATCGACCAGGTTCTGGGCGAGTTCTGGCTTCGGAACCTGGGCCTCGATCGAGTTCTTCCAGAAGACAAGATCCGTCAAACGCTCGAGTCGCTTTGGACATTCAACTTCTCACCCAACGTGGGCGATTTCAGAAACATAATGACCGATGGACGTTGGTACGCGGTGGAAGGCAATGCGGGATTGGTCATGTGTTCGTTTCCACACGGGAAGGTTGAAGCGAAAAGCGGTAAGAAAAACTATGCGGGCTATTTGAATGAATGCATGACTGGCTTCGAATGGCAGGTCGCCGCCCACATGATCTGGGAAGGCTTGGTCGAAAAGGGCCTCGCGATCGGCAAGGCCATTTATGACCGGTATTTGCCGAAAGACCGCAACCCGTATAACGAAATAGAATGCAGTGACCACTACGCCCGCGCGATGGCGAGCTACAGCGCCTTCATGGCCATCTGCGGGTATCGATACGATGGGCCGGAGGGCAAACTCGGCTTCGGGCCGCGTATGCAGCAGGATCATTTTCGCGCCGCCTTTACCACCGCAGAAGGCTGGGGCCGCTTCAGCCAGACCGTCCAAGGTGGTCGACAGAAAAACACGATCGAGTTGCACTATGGTAAACTCCACCTAAAGCAGTTGACTCTTGACGCTGCACCCGGAACGCAGGCCAGCCGAGCCGTGGTCAAACTTGACGACCGCGATATCGATGCCCGATTCCAGAGAGACGGTCAGCGCATCGTCCTTCAATTTCTGCAAGGTCTCGACATCGCTGCTGGCCATACCCTGCAGGTGCAACACGTTTAG
- a CDS encoding sulfatase family protein gives MLNVEIETANKDTQAFDSKMRGLVLNRVGLAIALAYIMPALVLQAESSETQTRPNVIFMLADDLGYSDVGCYGATKVKTPHIDRLAAEGYRFTDFHTAASICSPSRAAFLTGGYPQRAGLYMGINPNRTAHWFLGLHSDEITIAEPFKQQGYATHMVGKWHLGTEPEFLPRKQGFDHYYGMPCNYAHSPKFFDNDEEVFATTPLDQLTQLYTQRVTSIIRDQAKSGEPFFLYYAHNYPHTPYQAGKPFKGTSQDGVRGDVMQELDWSVGKMMTALKETGIANNTLVVFTSDNGPTSNTYAKPFRGTKYVTFEGGHRVPFIFHWPARVKEPSVSDISIHAMDVFPTLSAAIGAPLAKDRVFDGENLLPLLDGMPLKRQTAQPFYYYNCENLQAIRCGEWKLHLPRSKQQLPFWDKNRAFANLQRPVLYNLHSDEAESTDLAADNPEVVRQMMALAQSARDDLGEFMQRGKSQRPTGSLFPDGPVISHEKDWDTVDSITIKAIARERQKRHPDPNTKNVTPRRKKQK, from the coding sequence ATGTTGAACGTGGAAATCGAAACCGCAAACAAAGACACACAAGCTTTCGATTCGAAGATGCGAGGGCTCGTTCTTAATCGTGTTGGGCTTGCTATCGCTCTGGCGTACATCATGCCGGCGTTGGTCCTTCAAGCGGAATCGAGTGAAACGCAAACTCGGCCCAACGTCATCTTTATGCTTGCTGACGATCTGGGTTACTCGGACGTCGGCTGTTATGGCGCGACAAAGGTCAAGACTCCACACATCGACCGACTTGCAGCAGAAGGGTACAGATTCACTGATTTCCACACTGCCGCCTCGATCTGCTCACCGTCTCGAGCGGCGTTTCTAACTGGCGGCTATCCTCAGCGTGCTGGACTCTATATGGGAATCAATCCGAACCGGACGGCCCATTGGTTCCTTGGACTGCATTCTGATGAGATCACAATTGCTGAACCGTTCAAACAGCAGGGTTACGCAACCCACATGGTCGGCAAATGGCACCTCGGCACCGAACCGGAGTTTCTGCCGCGAAAACAGGGTTTCGACCATTACTACGGCATGCCCTGTAACTATGCCCATTCGCCGAAGTTCTTCGACAACGATGAAGAAGTCTTCGCCACAACGCCCCTCGATCAACTAACACAGCTCTATACGCAGCGCGTCACGTCGATCATTCGTGATCAGGCGAAAAGTGGCGAGCCGTTCTTTCTATACTACGCCCACAACTATCCGCATACGCCCTATCAGGCAGGCAAACCTTTCAAGGGGACTTCACAGGATGGCGTCCGTGGGGACGTGATGCAGGAACTCGACTGGAGCGTCGGTAAGATGATGACCGCACTGAAGGAAACGGGCATCGCGAACAACACCCTTGTTGTCTTTACCTCAGACAATGGGCCGACTTCCAACACGTACGCCAAACCTTTTCGAGGAACAAAGTACGTAACATTCGAAGGAGGCCATCGTGTCCCGTTTATCTTCCATTGGCCGGCTCGGGTCAAAGAGCCATCCGTTTCGGACATAAGTATTCACGCGATGGACGTCTTCCCGACATTGTCCGCAGCGATCGGAGCCCCACTTGCGAAAGATCGTGTTTTCGACGGTGAAAACCTGTTGCCGCTTCTTGACGGGATGCCGCTGAAACGGCAGACTGCCCAACCCTTCTACTACTACAACTGCGAGAACCTTCAGGCGATTCGCTGTGGTGAGTGGAAACTCCATCTGCCGCGCAGCAAGCAGCAACTGCCATTCTGGGATAAAAATAGAGCGTTCGCCAACCTTCAACGTCCCGTTCTCTACAACTTGCATTCCGACGAAGCCGAAAGCACGGACCTGGCGGCCGACAATCCTGAAGTCGTGCGGCAGATGATGGCGCTTGCTCAATCCGCTCGAGATGACCTCGGCGAATTCATGCAACGCGGCAAGTCACAACGTCCGACCGGCTCGCTGTTTCCCGATGGCCCCGTGATCAGTCACGAGAAAGACTGGGATACGGTCGATTCAATCACGATCAAAGCAATCGCCCGGGAACGACAGAAAAGACATCCAGATCCGAACACGAAAAACGTGACACCTCGTCGAAAGAAGCAGAAATGA
- a CDS encoding sulfatase family protein has translation MTLSLTCLGLIQTLSAAEKPNFVVIFTDDQGYGDLSCYGGEHVSTPRIDQMAAEGSRLTSFYVAAPVCTPSRAALMTGCYPKRIGMAVGSNFGVLLAGDRKGLNPDEITIAEVLKTAGYKTGIFGKWHLGDQSPFLPTKQGFDEYFGIPYSHDIHPFHPRQDHYKFPPLPLLENETVIEMEPDADYLTKRVTEHAVSFIERNKDEPFFLYVPHPIPHAPLHVSPPFLEGVSDEIVATLSEENGRIDYRARDQIFRQAIAEIDWSVGQILDTLKANGLDENTLVLFTSDNGPPKNTLFASPGPLRGNKGTTFEGGMREPTVVRWPGQIPAGKSNDELMTTMDLLPTFAKLAGAKVPTDRMIDGKDIWPTLTGNAGTPHQTFFYHQGNTLSAVRSGKWKLHVNKGKPTQLYDLESDIGEKENVVKSNPDVVRRLNEYLQTFAKDIADNSRPAAFVDNPKPLAKANK, from the coding sequence ATGACCCTTAGTCTCACTTGCCTCGGATTGATTCAAACGCTCAGCGCCGCAGAAAAACCCAACTTTGTCGTCATCTTCACCGACGATCAGGGCTACGGCGATCTCAGTTGCTATGGCGGCGAGCACGTCAGTACGCCTCGCATCGATCAGATGGCAGCGGAAGGTTCTCGGCTGACGAGTTTTTATGTGGCGGCACCCGTTTGCACTCCATCTCGGGCCGCGTTGATGACTGGGTGCTACCCAAAGCGAATCGGCATGGCCGTGGGGTCGAATTTTGGAGTGCTCCTTGCCGGAGACAGAAAGGGGTTGAATCCTGACGAAATCACGATCGCTGAGGTCCTGAAAACTGCCGGATACAAAACCGGCATCTTCGGCAAGTGGCATCTCGGAGATCAGTCACCGTTTCTGCCTACCAAGCAAGGCTTCGATGAATATTTCGGAATTCCCTACAGCCACGACATCCATCCGTTTCATCCCAGGCAGGATCACTACAAATTCCCACCGCTGCCTTTACTTGAAAATGAGACGGTGATCGAGATGGAACCTGATGCCGACTACTTGACAAAGCGAGTCACGGAACACGCGGTGTCCTTCATCGAGAGAAACAAGGACGAGCCGTTCTTTCTCTACGTTCCACATCCCATTCCCCACGCTCCATTGCACGTTTCGCCTCCTTTTCTGGAAGGTGTTTCAGACGAGATCGTGGCGACGCTGAGCGAAGAAAACGGTAGGATCGACTACCGCGCGCGGGACCAGATCTTTCGCCAGGCCATCGCAGAAATCGACTGGTCCGTCGGACAAATCCTTGACACGCTCAAAGCCAACGGTCTCGACGAAAACACGCTCGTCCTGTTCACGTCCGACAATGGGCCGCCGAAGAACACCCTTTTTGCCAGTCCAGGCCCGTTGCGTGGGAACAAGGGCACAACCTTCGAAGGCGGCATGCGTGAGCCGACCGTCGTCCGCTGGCCAGGGCAAATCCCCGCCGGAAAGTCAAACGACGAACTGATGACGACGATGGATCTGTTGCCGACTTTTGCGAAGCTGGCTGGCGCGAAGGTACCAACCGATCGGATGATCGATGGCAAAGACATTTGGCCAACGCTCACGGGGAACGCAGGCACGCCACATCAAACATTCTTCTATCACCAAGGCAACACGCTCAGCGCGGTGAGGTCGGGGAAGTGGAAACTGCATGTGAACAAAGGAAAGCCCACACAGCTTTACGATTTGGAGAGCGACATCGGCGAGAAGGAGAACGTCGTCAAGTCAAATCCGGATGTCGTGCGAAGGCTAAACGAGTATTTGCAGACGTTTGCAAAAGACATCGCCGACAACAGCCGACCCGCCGCTTTTGTCGACAATCCAAAACCGCTTGCGAAGGCTAACAAGTGA
- a CDS encoding sulfatase family protein, producing the protein MKTINRLILLTVISSVFAGIAQASKPNVIIIFADDQGYQDLGCFGSPDIKTARIDQMAKEGMRFTNFYAQTVCGPSRAALMTGCYPLRVARQADPDSIHPEMHLDEITIAEVLKTQGYTTGAFGKWDLAGHSQTAYKPELLPPHQGFDQYFGTPGSNDKSVNLVRNTKLVEKQADMSTLTRRYTDEAIGFIEKNKDKPFFVYLAHTMPHTKLAVSIDFKGKSAGGFYGDVIEEIDFNVGRVLDKVKELGLDDNTYIIYTSDNGPWHLRGDHGGHAEPLRGAKTSCWEGGLRVPCIMRAPGRIPAGTECDAVTATIDMMPTLAKLAGTAGPTDRAIDGVDISQLMHGKSESLNRNYFYYQHDCLRAVRCGTWKLMLPHTEPEQSSIATKWKNHIAKADAIRIQKVRLYDLDADIGETTDVADKYPQKLAELMQLAQRAQQDVGDHNTFGASARTFGAPRRSLSGEQKTVQVKTSIRDKDKE; encoded by the coding sequence ATGAAAACGATAAACCGACTCATCCTTCTGACTGTTATCTCTAGCGTTTTCGCGGGGATAGCGCAGGCCAGCAAACCAAACGTCATTATCATCTTTGCCGATGATCAGGGCTATCAGGACCTCGGGTGTTTCGGGTCGCCGGACATCAAAACGGCGCGCATCGATCAAATGGCGAAGGAGGGAATGAGGTTTACCAACTTCTACGCCCAGACCGTCTGTGGGCCCTCGCGTGCTGCTCTGATGACAGGGTGCTACCCGCTGCGGGTCGCGCGGCAGGCTGACCCCGATTCGATTCATCCCGAAATGCATCTTGATGAAATCACCATCGCCGAGGTGTTGAAGACGCAAGGCTATACAACGGGTGCATTCGGCAAATGGGATTTGGCTGGGCACAGCCAGACTGCATACAAACCAGAATTGCTGCCGCCACATCAAGGGTTCGATCAATACTTCGGCACGCCCGGCAGCAACGACAAGTCGGTGAACTTGGTTCGCAACACAAAGTTGGTTGAGAAACAAGCCGACATGTCCACGTTGACCCGGCGCTACACGGACGAGGCGATTGGCTTTATCGAGAAAAACAAGGACAAGCCGTTCTTTGTCTATCTTGCGCACACCATGCCCCACACCAAGCTTGCCGTTTCAATCGATTTCAAGGGCAAGTCGGCGGGCGGATTCTATGGCGACGTGATCGAGGAGATTGATTTCAACGTTGGACGTGTGCTCGACAAAGTGAAAGAGCTGGGGCTCGACGACAACACCTACATTATCTACACCAGCGACAACGGGCCATGGCATTTGCGAGGTGACCATGGCGGCCATGCCGAGCCTTTGCGCGGCGCGAAAACTTCCTGCTGGGAGGGAGGTTTGCGTGTCCCGTGCATTATGCGTGCACCGGGCAGAATCCCTGCCGGAACGGAGTGCGATGCAGTGACCGCGACGATCGATATGATGCCGACCCTCGCCAAACTGGCTGGAACTGCTGGCCCAACGGATCGTGCGATTGACGGTGTTGATATTTCGCAGCTGATGCACGGCAAGTCGGAAAGCCTGAACCGCAACTATTTCTACTACCAACACGACTGCCTTCGTGCCGTGCGCTGCGGCACATGGAAGCTGATGCTTCCGCATACCGAACCGGAGCAAAGCAGCATTGCAACCAAATGGAAAAATCATATCGCTAAGGCTGACGCCATCCGCATTCAAAAGGTTCGGCTTTACGATCTAGACGCCGACATCGGCGAAACCACTGACGTTGCGGACAAATACCCGCAAAAATTGGCTGAGCTAATGCAGCTGGCCCAGCGGGCACAACAGGACGTCGGCGATCATAACACGTTCGGTGCTTCTGCCCGTACGTTCGGCGCACCGCGGCGTAGCCTTTCGGGCGAACAGAAGACCGTGCAGGTAAAGACAAGCATTCGCGACAAGGATAAAGAATGA
- a CDS encoding sulfatase-like hydrolase/transferase: MSQTVNVIAAAVGVVVGLTGLLAGAENAPPNVLLIYVDDLGYNDLGCYGAQDPGIKTPNIDRLAADGIRLSNYLSACSVCSPSRGALLTGRYPQRNGLPVCPNDKPEHTDWYEHVGLPQSEITIAELLGPLGYATAAYGKWHLGDADKFAPRKQGFDEYVGRKHNFHVGKPGVWFHNEEPQGEIMFREAHQKLTDATIAFMKQQREKEKPFFIYLAHYLVHGPWSPNKEFCTAEQWASVEKRKGGMNPTALPAMVRELDHHVGRVLASLKQLDIENETLVIFASDNGPWLPAGSAYPLSGWKYTTMEGGHRVPAIVRWPGTIPAGQVSDQMVSALDVLPTIAAATGASLPVDRKFDGYNVMPMLSGKTDKSPRQEFAYYNGLTLEAIRRGPWKLHLPRQAAHRVYWAQHPKKTYMNLDHAVLNHLGDDISEKQDLTQSVPEQTKELQKLAAKIRLELGDWNREGTDRPEYSYPGNLNNPNWKQ; this comes from the coding sequence ATGAGCCAGACCGTTAACGTTATTGCTGCTGCTGTTGGCGTGGTGGTGGGGCTGACCGGATTGCTTGCCGGAGCAGAAAACGCCCCGCCCAATGTGCTCCTCATCTATGTCGATGACTTGGGCTACAACGACTTGGGGTGCTATGGAGCGCAGGATCCCGGAATCAAGACGCCGAACATTGATCGCCTGGCTGCGGACGGGATACGCCTGAGCAACTACCTTTCGGCATGCAGTGTCTGTTCGCCCAGTCGTGGCGCGTTGCTCACGGGGCGCTATCCCCAGCGCAACGGTTTGCCGGTTTGCCCGAACGACAAACCCGAACACACGGACTGGTACGAACACGTCGGCCTGCCGCAAAGCGAGATCACCATCGCTGAGTTGTTGGGGCCACTGGGCTATGCGACCGCGGCATACGGAAAGTGGCATCTGGGGGACGCGGACAAGTTCGCGCCAAGGAAACAGGGCTTTGATGAGTATGTCGGCAGGAAGCACAATTTCCATGTGGGAAAGCCGGGCGTGTGGTTTCACAACGAAGAGCCGCAAGGCGAAATCATGTTCCGCGAGGCGCATCAGAAACTGACCGATGCGACCATCGCGTTCATGAAGCAGCAACGGGAAAAGGAGAAGCCGTTCTTTATCTATCTGGCCCACTACCTGGTTCATGGCCCATGGTCGCCGAACAAGGAGTTCTGTACTGCCGAGCAGTGGGCCTCGGTCGAGAAACGCAAGGGCGGCATGAATCCCACGGCCCTGCCGGCGATGGTGCGTGAACTGGACCATCATGTCGGACGGGTCCTTGCGTCGCTCAAGCAGCTGGATATCGAGAACGAGACGCTGGTGATCTTCGCGTCGGACAACGGTCCCTGGCTTCCGGCCGGCTCGGCGTACCCGTTGTCCGGCTGGAAATACACGACGATGGAGGGCGGCCACCGTGTCCCGGCAATCGTACGCTGGCCGGGCACGATTCCCGCAGGGCAGGTCAGCGATCAAATGGTCAGTGCGCTGGATGTGCTGCCGACGATTGCTGCCGCCACGGGCGCCTCGCTTCCCGTCGACCGCAAATTCGACGGCTATAACGTGATGCCAATGCTCAGCGGAAAGACCGACAAGAGTCCGCGACAAGAGTTCGCATACTACAACGGCTTGACCCTCGAGGCCATCCGCAGGGGGCCTTGGAAGTTGCACCTGCCTCGTCAGGCTGCCCATCGTGTCTATTGGGCTCAGCATCCCAAAAAAACCTACATGAACCTCGACCACGCCGTGCTGAATCATCTAGGTGACGACATTTCCGAGAAACAAGATCTGACCCAGAGCGTCCCAGAGCAGACGAAGGAGCTGCAAAAGTTGGCTGCGAAAATACGCCTTGAACTGGGCGACTGGAATAGGGAGGGGACGGATCGGCCGGAGTACTCGTACCCCGGCAACCTGAACAATCCGAATTGGAAACAGTAA
- a CDS encoding sulfatase-like hydrolase/transferase, with product MIMADDLGYADVGFNGCKDIPTPNIDSLARDGARFSSGYVTGPMCGPSRAGFITGQVQSRFGWHGNPNQPLNPTHGLPAGIKTVAHWMQQQGYVTGGVGKWHMGTSDDQHPNTLGFDDWYGFLSGGRLYYPLDHASYKGKYLTMNKPWGMRDMHHTMPILHNREPLEWEQYLTRELTDYGLRFIEKNRSDPFFLFMSYNAPHEYLEAPVETIAKFPAEKMTTIPGVKPQSRSIYAAMTYEMDLGIGKLLDSLSRLGLSEQTIVWFLSDNGGMKRTSDNRPLRGAKWDSFEGGLRVPLVVRWPGNVKPGTVLDFPVTSLDIGATAVSLAGVDLAKTDLDGVNITAYMTGQTLDAPHEELFWRTDRKIGHECGVLRMGDYKLIVQESKVQLFHLRDDLSETTDLSQSEPERVQSMLARWKELDQQSKPSYFTSIQKGKNAYQYVDYEWLKGSPHYHKKENQ from the coding sequence GTGATCATGGCGGACGATCTGGGTTATGCGGATGTCGGTTTCAACGGCTGCAAAGACATTCCGACGCCAAATATCGATAGTCTGGCGAGGGATGGCGCGCGGTTTTCCTCCGGGTATGTAACCGGTCCGATGTGTGGGCCTTCACGAGCGGGGTTCATTACCGGGCAGGTGCAGTCGCGTTTTGGCTGGCACGGCAATCCGAATCAACCGCTAAACCCCACGCACGGGCTGCCAGCGGGAATCAAGACGGTGGCGCACTGGATGCAGCAGCAGGGATATGTCACTGGGGGAGTCGGCAAGTGGCACATGGGTACGTCCGATGACCAGCATCCCAATACTCTCGGCTTTGACGACTGGTACGGTTTTCTCAGCGGTGGGCGTCTTTACTACCCGTTGGACCATGCTTCGTACAAAGGCAAGTATTTGACGATGAACAAGCCCTGGGGTATGCGGGATATGCACCATACGATGCCGATTCTTCATAACAGGGAACCGCTGGAGTGGGAGCAGTACCTGACGCGGGAGTTGACAGACTACGGACTTCGTTTTATCGAAAAAAACCGTAGCGATCCGTTCTTTCTCTTCATGTCCTACAACGCGCCGCACGAGTACTTGGAAGCACCTGTCGAAACCATCGCGAAGTTTCCAGCGGAGAAGATGACGACGATTCCGGGGGTGAAACCGCAGAGCCGCTCGATCTATGCGGCGATGACCTATGAGATGGATCTGGGAATCGGAAAGCTGCTGGATAGCCTCAGCCGGCTTGGGCTATCAGAACAAACCATTGTTTGGTTTTTGAGCGACAACGGAGGCATGAAGCGAACGAGTGACAATCGCCCGCTGCGCGGCGCCAAGTGGGACAGTTTCGAGGGTGGTCTACGCGTTCCGCTTGTCGTACGCTGGCCCGGCAATGTGAAGCCGGGAACCGTTTTGGATTTTCCAGTCACGTCGCTCGACATCGGTGCGACTGCGGTATCGCTGGCTGGCGTTGATCTCGCAAAGACGGACCTCGATGGCGTCAACATCACCGCCTACATGACGGGACAGACGCTTGATGCTCCGCATGAAGAACTATTTTGGCGCACCGATCGCAAGATCGGCCATGAATGCGGGGTCTTGCGGATGGGCGACTACAAGCTGATCGTCCAGGAAAGCAAGGTCCAACTCTTTCATTTGAGAGATGACCTTTCCGAAACCACGGATCTTTCCCAAAGCGAACCCGAACGGGTGCAATCGATGTTGGCGCGCTGGAAGGAATTAGATCAGCAGAGCAAACCTTCCTACTTCACGAGCATTCAAAAAGGAAAGAATGCCTATCAATATGTAGATTACGAATGGCTCAAAGGCTCTCCGCACTACCACAAAAAGGAAAACCAATGA